The genomic region TGATAGAGAAGGAAATTTAATTAAAGTTGTATTCTTTTCAGAAAATAGAATTTTTGTATCTCTTAATGAAGTTCCTAAACATTTTATTGATGCGCTAATTGCAAGCGAAGATGAAAGATTTTTCAAACATAAAGGAGTTGATTTTAAAGCAATTATAAGATCACTTTTTATAAACATAAAAACAAAAGAAATTATAGAGGGTGCATCAACAATTACAATGCAACTTGCTAGAGAACTTTTTTTAAGTAAAGAAGTTACTCTTGAGAGAAAAATAAAAGAGATGATTCTTGCATTAAGACTTGAGAAACTTTACTCAAAAGAAGAGATATTAACTTATTACATAAATCAAGTCTTTTTTGGTTCAGGTGCATATGGAGTTGAAGCAGCAGCAAGAAGATATTTTGGAAAACATGCAAAGGATCTTTCTTTAGCAGAATCAGCAATGCTTGTTGGAATTCTTCCATCTCCAAGTCTTACTAATCCACTTGTTGATTTTGAGAGAGCAAAAATAGAACAAAAAAGAGTCCTTCAAAGAATGGTAAAAGTTGGTTTCATAACTCAAGAAGAAGCAGATAAAGCATATGAAGAAGAGATTATTTTAAAAGAGTTTAAAGAAGAGGTCTCAAATGATCCAAATGGATGGTTTATTGATTATGTAAAAGATAGAGTTAGAGAAATTCTTGGAGAAGAGATTCTATATAAAGGAGGGCTTAAAATATACACAACCATTGATCCAAAAATTCAAAATTTAGCATATCAAACCTTTAATAAAGTTATAGAAGATAATGTTAAGGCAAAAATATTTTCAAATAAAAAGGATGATCTTGGAGTAAGACAACCACAAGGTGCAGTTGTTATTCTTGATCCAAAAACTGGAGAGATACTTGCAATGGTTGGTGGAAGAGATTATTCAGAAA from Caldisericia bacterium harbors:
- a CDS encoding PBP1A family penicillin-binding protein, giving the protein DREGNLIKVVFFSENRIFVSLNEVPKHFIDALIASEDERFFKHKGVDFKAIIRSLFINIKTKEIIEGASTITMQLARELFLSKEVTLERKIKEMILALRLEKLYSKEEILTYYINQVFFGSGAYGVEAAARRYFGKHAKDLSLAESAMLVGILPSPSLTNPLVDFERAKIEQKRVLQRMVKVGFITQEEADKAYEEEIILKEFKEEVSNDPNGWFIDYVKDRVREILGEEILYKGGLKIYTTIDPKIQNLAYQTFNKVIEDNVKAKIFSNKKDDLGVRQPQGAVVILDPKTGEILAMVGGRDYSETQFNRALALRKPGSSFKIFDYTPAIENGVVTPATIINSDYIELQGWIPKEWEGSYFGKLTVRDAITYSSNICAVKTGLRVGLDRVVYYARKMGIRTPLEPYPSMTIGGFEVTPLDMAVAYGVLANMGERVDARGITKILGKDGRPLYESKPNPVRVVSKEASYIMTDLFKSVTYYYFPEFRGIPLACKSGTAGDFTSGWFIGYTKDFVVSTYIGSDKELIGLEGVKNWGRRFAGEVWRGIFKELIKIKKPTDWERPEKVIY